A single Deltaproteobacteria bacterium DNA region contains:
- a CDS encoding extracellular solute-binding protein, whose protein sequence is MKQLFTLAMLAILLAPVPAMAQNKPRLTAELAAYNKPDREKMLYEGAKKEGVVTWYTSLTGGPNVDMPKVFNSKYPGVSVDVYRGDSDALISRVLQEFQAKRFILDAIETTFPVLMVMREYKMLQPYFSPHAASYPDEVKEKAEKGLVYWSTDRETYIGLSYNTNSIQGAAIPKSYDDLLKPELRGKIGMTTTDTGARVIAGMLASRGPEFVQKLKAQQISLHPVSGRAMLDMVISGEVAVSPTTFLSHSRVSIAKGAPIKWVPMDVVPTNPGGVGVSANAPHPHAALLFGDFLLSPEGQKFLAKYGLDSALNKPTFKRFYAEAGMTAEKYERESEKWEKLLKEIGRK, encoded by the coding sequence ATGAAACAATTATTTACGCTTGCGATGCTGGCGATTCTGCTAGCTCCCGTCCCAGCGATGGCGCAGAACAAGCCGCGTTTAACTGCCGAGCTGGCGGCTTACAACAAACCCGATCGTGAAAAGATGCTCTACGAAGGTGCGAAGAAGGAGGGCGTGGTCACGTGGTACACGTCGCTCACCGGCGGGCCGAATGTGGACATGCCCAAAGTTTTCAATTCCAAATATCCTGGGGTTTCGGTGGACGTTTATCGTGGCGATAGCGATGCTTTGATCTCGCGAGTGTTGCAGGAGTTTCAGGCTAAGCGTTTCATTCTCGACGCCATTGAGACCACCTTCCCGGTTCTCATGGTGATGAGAGAGTACAAAATGCTCCAGCCCTATTTCTCGCCGCATGCAGCGAGCTATCCCGATGAGGTGAAAGAAAAGGCGGAGAAGGGGTTGGTTTACTGGTCGACGGATCGCGAGACCTACATAGGGTTGTCTTACAATACGAACTCAATCCAGGGAGCGGCGATTCCGAAGTCCTATGACGATCTGCTCAAGCCGGAGCTCAGAGGCAAGATCGGCATGACCACCACGGATACGGGCGCGCGAGTGATCGCGGGTATGCTGGCGAGCAGAGGGCCCGAGTTCGTGCAGAAATTGAAAGCGCAGCAGATCAGTCTCCATCCCGTCTCGGGACGAGCCATGCTCGACATGGTCATCTCGGGTGAGGTCGCGGTTTCGCCCACAACGTTTCTTAGCCACTCGCGCGTGTCGATTGCCAAAGGTGCGCCGATCAAGTGGGTGCCGATGGATGTCGTGCCGACGAATCCAGGCGGCGTTGGCGTGTCCGCTAATGCACCGCATCCCCATGCGGCGCTGCTGTTCGGTGATTTCTTGTTAAGTCCGGAAGGGCAGAAGTTTCTCGCCAAGTACGGCCTCGACAGCGCGCTCAATAAGCCAACATTCAAGCGCTTCTACGCCGAAGCGGGGATGACCGCGGAG
- a CDS encoding ATP-binding protein — translation MTDIISCLILAFVELDFTNRELELGELDAAAKRGGLLVVYGRRRVGKTRLIGEWLKSCDGFYTQAIEATRELQIQQVFQDISGRLETRFVPKTWPELLEVLALQKRRWVLCIDEFPYLTAVDPTLPSQLQRWIDHSLPRGCLLILSGSSTRMMHDLFLHRAAPLYGRARKLIQIRPMRYRAFCQACGQNESDLESFEKFSCVGGIPKYWEFVDPKQDVVALAEALYFGFAPYMEQEPQRILRDEGISGLGATAALEAIGRGAERPSEIASRLGTAQTNLSRLLQQLLDLSILERELPYGESVRSTKKTYYRIHDPTLRFWYRVFSPHQSRWRTYGRALKRKLIHDHAATVFEDVCRGRFPGARRYWERGVELDLVAQDPEDGKQLLVAEVKWRRLTSAERKNVHRQLETKWSNCSLRVKYPKARLEVIDAKMLQKMESE, via the coding sequence TTGACAGACATCATTTCCTGCCTCATACTGGCTTTTGTGGAGCTGGATTTCACCAATCGAGAGTTGGAGCTGGGCGAGCTCGATGCCGCAGCGAAGCGGGGTGGGCTGTTGGTCGTGTATGGGCGGCGGCGGGTCGGCAAGACTCGACTGATCGGCGAGTGGCTCAAGTCATGCGACGGTTTTTATACCCAGGCCATCGAAGCGACCCGCGAGCTGCAGATTCAGCAGGTGTTTCAAGATATCAGCGGGCGGCTGGAAACTCGCTTTGTGCCAAAGACCTGGCCGGAATTGTTGGAAGTGTTGGCTTTGCAAAAGCGACGCTGGGTGCTCTGCATCGACGAATTCCCCTATCTTACCGCGGTCGATCCAACTTTGCCGAGCCAACTGCAGCGCTGGATCGATCATTCGCTGCCGCGCGGGTGCTTGTTGATCTTGTCTGGGTCGAGCACCCGGATGATGCACGACCTTTTTCTGCACCGGGCGGCGCCGCTCTATGGCCGGGCGAGAAAGCTCATTCAGATTCGGCCGATGCGCTACCGAGCGTTTTGTCAGGCTTGCGGACAAAACGAATCGGATCTGGAGTCATTTGAAAAATTTTCCTGCGTCGGGGGGATCCCGAAATATTGGGAGTTCGTCGATCCTAAACAAGACGTTGTTGCGCTTGCCGAAGCGCTTTATTTTGGCTTTGCTCCTTACATGGAGCAGGAGCCGCAGCGCATCCTGCGTGACGAGGGCATCAGTGGACTTGGGGCCACGGCGGCGCTCGAAGCTATTGGTCGAGGCGCGGAACGGCCCTCGGAAATCGCTTCGCGTTTGGGCACGGCGCAAACCAATCTGTCGCGCCTATTGCAACAGCTTTTAGACCTGTCGATCTTGGAGCGCGAACTGCCCTACGGCGAAAGCGTTCGATCGACCAAAAAAACCTATTACCGGATTCATGATCCAACCCTGCGTTTTTGGTACCGGGTTTTTTCGCCGCATCAGAGCCGCTGGCGGACCTATGGCAGAGCGCTGAAGCGAAAACTCATTCACGATCATGCGGCCACGGTCTTCGAAGACGTTTGCCGAGGCCGTTTCCCTGGCGCGCGGCGCTATTGGGAGCGCGGTGTGGAGTTGGATTTGGTTGCGCAAGACCCCGAAGATGGTAAGCAATTGTTGGTCGCTGAGGTAAAATGGCGGCGGCTGACCAGCGCGGAGCGCAAAAACGTGCACCGGCAGCTCGAAACTAAGTGGTCGAATTGTTCTTTACGCGTTAAGTACCCTAAGGCGCGCTTGGAGGTCATCGACGCAAAGATGTTGCAGAAAATGGAGAGCGAATGA